The DNA window TGGGTTGAGGGTGTTGCGTGACAGCATTGATGTAAGCGCCTCACATGCTTGAGGATGCCGTGAGGAACCATTTAAAGCCATCGTAATAGGCGTTACGTTGTGATTGCTGaagaatagaacaaaaaaacaattaaaagacAAATCTACTAAGCCGTTACTAGAGCTATCCCGAATCACCTACTTTTTCAGTGCATATTTGGTAATTTCTTGTGAAAGTCGTTTCATGATGAATCCACCCTTTGGCTCATGTGACAGCACCTGTATTAACACCTGGCTGTATACATACGTATGTTGTCCGTGGCATACCATCTTTGCCACCTCGTCGATCGCGCTCTGCCAGTCCTCTGGGTGGCTCAGAAATTTGGCGATGGCTGTTTTTAGCACACGTGAAAATACTTCTATCTGCTGAGCGGCCGTTGAGATGGAAGTTATCTCACTCTGGAATCCGGCGTCCGAAATTAGCTTTATGGTAAAGTTCAACATCAAACATTCCGGATATTCTTCTGCCAGACGGTATATCAACGAGCGCCAAGTATGATGCTCAATCATCTCCGTCAACCAACCGGGTGTTTCACCCTCCTCGGTGAAGATTTTATCCGCTTTTTTAGGATCAAACGTTTTCAGTATCATGTCCTTCAGATGGTTTTCGACCATAGCCTGTACGTCTGTTACGCGCACACCGGCCATGATAAGCCACTCGGCAAGAAGGTTCGCCATTTGTGCTACCGCCGCATAGTTCGAAGACAGCTGATTGATAACATGTTCCGCTGTTCCGCCCGCCTGAAAGTAACGCTTCAGCTGGACAAAGATGCTCGGTTCCATGATGTAATCCACACTCGCGAACCGCTGCAGACAATCATTTAATACTGCTTTGGAATTTTCCGATGGATCTTCATTCATTTCCGCCTGAAAGAATAAACGCAACGTAATTTACCAAACGCATCCAACAGAGTATACTTTTTAATGTTGATTTACATACCTCCTCCTCCGACGCATTGCTCCGGGCTGCATTATTGTTCCACGCATCATCGAACTCTTCCTCCATTGTACAGCCTGTTCTGTATCTCAATATGTCCGGACTGTATCAAGTCTTCATAACCGCAATTGCTACGAATCCTTACCcagaaaaaagattctctaTTACGTTGCGTACAACCTGTCGatgagtaaaaataaataatcgcaTTACCACGTTGCTTACGATGTACGAGACTGCCAGCGTCGATGCTTTTAATAGTGTTATCTTCTTTCAACACAGCTTATTTAAACGCTTACTATTAATGTTTACgtattatttttatcccaAAAAAGTAGAGCTATTGAATGTAAAACTATGTAGGAAACtatgaaagtgaaaaaggCAACATTCGATACGAAACTTGTTTGGTAAACAAATCGGTAATATTGCCGTGAAAATTAAATGTCAAATCGTTTGCGAGAAATGTCAAAGTACTGTTTTCAAACAACCCAGCGGTCAAGCTTTCATGCGTTTCACCTCGTTTCATCCCCTTCCAACCCTCGTTGGTCTATCTTTTGCGTGTCAACACAAGCTATCtctgttttttcgttcgtcaagCATGTTCTTGTCTCGCTCTTTTCACACTTTGCCGAAGTTCGACGTGCTCCGCGTTGTGTATTTACACACCGAGCTCATGGAatatctttgtgtgtgtagaaaaTCATTTTGACAGCACCGTGATTCTTCGGccatcaaattttgttttgctttcgaagtGCAAGGTTTGGTTAGTTTATTGCATAGAACAGGGACATAAAATGCCTATAAAAGGGTATAAATGGGTTCGAGTCCAAAGAGCACGCGTTTTTCAAGTGTCAAGGATAGTTTAGTTAGGGATATGGAGTGAAAAAACACATGGAAATAGGGAGGATGCTTGACCAGCGTGCCTCCGGAACAAAGTGGTGCTGAAACTGGTTCATGGCTGCTGAGAGTCTGGTAAGGCGTTTAATGTAACGAATTATATCAATTACATGCAATTTACATTACGCTTTTACAATTTCAGGTACATCCGAAACAATATATAGGCACGGACCGCAGGaaaccaaacagcaaacacagtGTACAAAGTACCATGCAGAGAGGACACAATTTTACACCACACAAGTACGTACTTCgaaatattacagaaaacttatTGAAATGATTGTTAATTTCAACTATTTACTGTTTACAGACCAACACATTTGCCCACATTTTCCAGCAAGTGAAGTGTAAGCGAGAAAtttgtgaacaaaaaatagaataattaaacaaaaaaacatttcatgttttgtcctttttaatTGATGACAACTTTCCACTATGCATAGCCAATAATGCACCAATACCTATGCGGCTACCGCgctacacactcacacatgcgCAAAAAAGCTCTTCGTTAAGCGGGCTTCAAACGGGCTTCAGACGGGCTTCACCCGGGCTTCAGATTGACGTCGTGAAGCCCGTCTGAAGCCCGCTTAACGAAGAATTTGACCGCTGGGAAATTACGCAATAATCTTTGAATATTCCAATTTTACGGTAATTGGAAAGTAGATGTAACGCTGTAAGCGTTACtcttgattttttaaaaaatatttttactactCGTAGTTTAGAATGTGTGGTAATCGCTTTCCTCTAAGCTAATCTTGAATGCTTTCTCTGAAACATTTGATTCGTAAACGAATTCCATTTCCAGCTGCTGCTACGATAGGTTGATGAAGGGATTTTGGAAGATGGGAGGTACTTTGCCAATCTCTGTTCCATAAGGATGATACACACTTCATATTTTGCCTTTGATTTTCATCTCCAACTCGGACGATATTTTCGGATATTATCCACAAAAAGTagctaaaattgaaaataatattattataaattagTCTTTATTTCCAACCGTTGTTTTCAGATGGCACACGCTGTTAAATGCAAATATATCAATGTGAAACAATTAACTATTCTGCTAAAGTGCATTTTGACCTGATATAGTAAAGTTACGGTTAAGTGCAAGTTGGTGTAGTCTAACATCGCTGTAAAACTTGTCACTGAATCTTCTATATCTTTGCTAGAGCTAGTTTTTCGATTTGTTCAGACTTCCAGTCGTTACCACTGACGATTGTTCAGATGAGATTCAATCTACAACCTCACCCATTAATCACACAAAAAGGACTAAAAGTGCTCAACTGactgattgattttatttcattgttttcagtttttacATACTAAGTAACCGATTATATTTTGGtgctttacatttttgtaccgatttgctatttaaaaaaatctaatcttAATAATTGACCTCTGTGCATTGATACAAAACAATCGATTCTTCAACCACCTCACAATCGCTGCTTTGTCTCAAGTGTTAGGTTTATTTACATGATGTTATACGTTAGATATTTAGTTCAGGCTTTTTGCATTGTTATAGTTCACACCACTAACATATGGTTGAACTTGTTAATAGCGTAATGCATTAAGTGTAGTCTTCTCTCATTCCGTTTCTCTTAATCAaggcaacacacacactagcaCTGCTAagtgctttatttgttttcttatttttggcTACGtttgtattatgttttaattattttttttagttcataTTGTACTTAAGATCTGTAAAAGCCATCCCGCAACTGCCGTACAATGGTTTAATC is part of the Anopheles funestus chromosome X, idAnoFuneDA-416_04, whole genome shotgun sequence genome and encodes:
- the LOC125761687 gene encoding negative elongation factor D-like — translated: MEEEFDDAWNNNAARSNASEEEAEMNEDPSENSKAVLNDCLQRFASVDYIMEPSIFVQLKRYFQAGGTAEHVINQLSSNYAAVAQMANLLAEWLIMAGVRVTDVQAMVENHLKDMILKTFDPKKADKIFTEEGETPGWLTEMIEHHTWRSLIYRLAEEYPECLMLNFTIKLISDAGFQSEITSISTAAQQIEVFSRVLKTAIAKFLSHPEDWQSAIDEVAKMVCHGQHTYVYSQVLIQVLSHEPKGGFIMKRLSQEITKYALKNNHNVTPITMALNGSSRHPQACEALTSMLSRNTLNPADITVLYRNYTSPEPPPIDLIRNPQFLDLLVDSLFKVGMKINQEHKSKYIYLLGYAASVCEIPTKKGQPKGHRVLNKDELKATIIAIEKVHAICNVSRGSSELIPDISTLYSCIRFPVVGVGVIRWVENTVTEPSYFKLCTESCPLHLALLDEVACVHSSLHDQILRLLVRLFESKQDELEILVQLELKKMLLDRMVNLLARGCVVPVVKYISQCCMKGDTDISLIRYFVTEVLETVTHPYSSEFVQLFLPMVENEEITGSMRGEGDNDPVSEFIVHCKAHYTTL